A stretch of Prunus dulcis chromosome 6, ALMONDv2, whole genome shotgun sequence DNA encodes these proteins:
- the LOC117632047 gene encoding lysosomal Pro-X carboxypeptidase-like — MNPLISLLQCLLIAISLFITPPVSASPLNIPRLSPTGGTFEHGNYFADGQPKALSNFDPNDFETFYYKQTLDHFNFRPDSFSTFQQRYLINSKYWGGSNVSAPILAYLGAEEAVDNSLSSIGFLSENANQLQALQIFIEHRYYGKSIPFGSREEAFQNASTLGYFNSAQAIADYAEILIDVKKQLRAEHSPVIVIGGSYGGMLASWFRLKYPHVALGALASSAPILYFDDIIPPEKGYYSIVTKDFREVSETCYQTIKKSWSVIDEIASQPEGLSVLSRKFQTCRPLKKSSELKNYLDNLYRNAAQYNSPPSYPVTVVCGGIDGAPHGNDTLGKIFAGIVAYGGNKSCYVNEPKNESESDVGWRWQTCSDMVIPIGISNDSMFPANQFDLNDHIEWCKEQYGVPPRPHWATTYFGGHDIKLALSRFASNIIFSNGLRDPYSSGGVLDNISDTVVAVHTKNGSHCLDIVGANTTDPDWLVNQRKVEVKIIKGWLDKYYAELRAYSNNKSIPLQTIKTVEGIH, encoded by the exons ATGAACCCACTTATATCTTTACTTCAATGCCTTCTAATTGCAATTTCTCTATTTATCACACCCCCAGTTTCTGCTTCACCCTTAAACATCCCAAGGCTGAGTCCAACTGGAGGAACATTTGAACATGGAAATTATTTTGCAGACGGCCAACCCAAAGCTTTGTCTAACTTCGATCCAAACGATTTTGAAACCTTTTATTACAAACAAACACTTGACCATTTCAACTTTAGGCCTGATAGCTTCTCCACTTTTCAACAAAGATATTTGATCAATTCCAAGTATTGGGGCGGCTCCAATGTTAGTGCACCAATATTGGCTTACTTGGGCGCAGAAGAAGCAGTTGATAATTCTCTTTCTAGTATTGGATTTCTCAGTGAAAACGCCAATCAGTTACAAGCTCTCCAGATATTTATAGAG CACCGGTACTATGGGAAGTCCATCCCATTCGGATCAAGGGAGGAAGCATTTCAGAATGCAAGCACTCTTGGGTACTTCAACTCAGCCCAGGCAATAGCAGATTATGCAGAGATCCTCATAGATGTAAAGAAACAACTCCGCGCCGAACATTCTCCGGTGATTGTTATCGGTGGATCATATGGTGGAA TGCTTGCTTCTTGGTTTCGGCTAAAATATCCCCATGTCGCTCTAGGAGCTCTAGCCTCATCAGCTCCAATCCTTTACTTTGATGACATTATCCCACCAGAAAAGGGATATTATTCCATTGTTACAAAGGATTTTCga GAAGTCAGTGAGACTTGCTACCAAACGATTAAAAAGTCGTGGTCTGTAATTGATGAGATTGCTTCTCAGCCTGAAGGCCTCTCAGTTCTTAGCAGAAAGTTTCAGACTTGCAG gcCCTTGAAGAAATCGTCCGAGCTGAAGAACTACTTGGATAATTTGTATCGTAACGCAGCTCAATACAATAGTCCACCAAGTTATCCAGTTACTGTTGTCTGTGGTGGCATTGATGGAGCTCCTCATGGAAATGATACTCTAGGCAAAATATTTGCTGGTATTGTTGCATACGGAGGAAACAAGTCATGCTATGTTAACGAACCCAAAAATGAATCCGAATCAGATGTAGGGTGGAGATGGCAG ACATGTAGTGACATGGTGATACCCATAGGCATCAGCAACGACAGCATGTTTCCAGCTAACCAATTCGATCTAAATGACCACATCGAATGGTGCAAGGAACAGTATGGCGTCCCTCCTCGGCCTCATTGGGCCACTACTTACTTTGGAGGCCAT GATATAAAACTGGCTCTCTCCAGGTTTGCTAGCAACATCATTTTCTCCAATGGGCTAAGAGATCCTTACAGTAGCGGAGG GGTGTTGGATAACATATCAGACACGGTCGTTGCAGTCCATACAAAAAATG GGTCTCATTGCTTGGATATAGTTGGTGCAAATACTACTGATCCAGACTGGTTGGTGAATCAGCGGAAAGTTGAGGTGAAGATTATTAAAGGATGGTTGGACAAGTATTATGCCGAGCTGCGGGcatattcaaataataaatcgATACCACTTCAAACAATTAAAACCGTGGAAGGAATACATTAG